A region from the Pseudomonas sp. KU26590 genome encodes:
- a CDS encoding amino acid ABC transporter ATP-binding protein: MIEIDNVHKSFGELEVIKGVSLQVNKGEVVSIIGGSGSGKSTLLMCINGLESIKSGSIRVDGTEVHARDTDINKLRQRIGIVFQQWNAFPHLTVLENVMLAPRTVLGKSKAEAEALAVKQLTHVGLGDKLKVFPGKLSGGQQQRMAIARALAMSPDYMLFDEATSALDPQLVGEVLDTMRMLAEDGMTMILVTHEIRFARDVSDRVAFFRNGLVHEIGTPDQVIGNPQRPETADFLRSIN; encoded by the coding sequence ATGATTGAGATCGACAACGTGCACAAGTCATTCGGCGAGCTTGAGGTCATCAAGGGCGTGAGCCTGCAGGTGAACAAGGGCGAAGTGGTGTCGATCATCGGCGGTTCGGGCTCGGGCAAGTCGACGCTGCTGATGTGCATCAACGGGCTGGAATCGATCAAGAGCGGCAGCATTCGCGTCGACGGCACCGAGGTGCATGCGCGGGACACAGACATCAACAAGCTGCGGCAGAGGATCGGCATTGTCTTTCAGCAGTGGAACGCGTTCCCCCATCTGACGGTGCTGGAAAACGTCATGCTCGCCCCGCGCACCGTGCTGGGCAAAAGCAAGGCCGAAGCCGAGGCGCTGGCGGTCAAGCAACTGACCCATGTGGGCCTGGGCGACAAGCTCAAGGTGTTTCCCGGCAAGCTGTCGGGCGGTCAGCAACAGCGCATGGCGATTGCCCGGGCGTTGGCGATGTCGCCCGATTACATGCTCTTCGACGAAGCCACGTCTGCCCTCGACCCGCAGCTGGTGGGCGAGGTGCTGGACACCATGCGCATGCTGGCCGAGGACGGCATGACGATGATTCTGGTGACCCACGAAATCCGTTTCGCCCGGGATGTGTCGGACCGCGTGGCGTTTTTCCGCAACGGGCTGGTGCACGAGATCGGCACGCCAGATCAAGTGATCGGCAACCCGCAACGGCCGGAGACGGCGGATTTTTTGCGATCAATCAACTAG
- a CDS encoding dihydrodipicolinate synthase family protein — protein sequence MSQSVSWSGVFPAVTTQFNADFSLNLEATHKVISNLVRDGVSGLVICGTVGENTSLSVAEKISLVEAAKDASAGRVPVISGIAEFTSANASAVAKQVQKAGADGIMLMPALVYSAKPFETATHFRTVAAATDLPMMVYNNPPIYKNDVTPDILISLADCDTIVCFKDSSGNTNRFIDVRNEVGDRFVLFAGLDDVLVESVAVGAVGWVSGMSNAFPKEGETLFRLAKAGRFAEAMALYEWFMPLLHLDARPDLVQCIKLCEAIMERGSALTRPPRLALPDSDREYVEKLMKTALANKPVLPDVGL from the coding sequence ATGAGCCAGTCCGTATCCTGGAGCGGGGTCTTCCCTGCCGTTACCACGCAATTCAACGCCGATTTTTCCCTCAATCTGGAGGCAACCCACAAGGTCATTTCCAACCTGGTGCGCGATGGCGTGTCGGGGCTGGTGATCTGCGGGACCGTGGGCGAGAACACCTCCCTGAGCGTCGCTGAAAAGATCAGCCTGGTGGAAGCCGCCAAAGACGCCTCGGCCGGGCGCGTGCCGGTGATTTCGGGCATTGCCGAGTTCACCAGCGCCAACGCCAGCGCTGTCGCCAAGCAAGTGCAGAAAGCCGGCGCTGACGGGATCATGCTGATGCCGGCGCTGGTGTACTCGGCCAAACCCTTCGAGACCGCCACGCACTTCCGCACCGTGGCCGCCGCCACCGACCTGCCGATGATGGTTTACAACAACCCGCCGATCTACAAGAACGACGTCACGCCGGACATCCTTATCTCCCTGGCAGACTGCGACACCATCGTGTGTTTCAAGGATTCGTCGGGGAACACCAACCGATTCATCGACGTGCGCAACGAAGTCGGCGATCGTTTCGTGCTGTTTGCCGGGCTTGATGATGTGTTGGTGGAAAGCGTTGCGGTGGGCGCGGTGGGCTGGGTGTCGGGGATGTCAAACGCCTTCCCGAAAGAGGGCGAGACGTTGTTCCGTCTGGCCAAGGCCGGGCGTTTTGCTGAAGCGATGGCGCTGTATGAGTGGTTCATGCCGCTGCTGCACCTGGACGCGCGTCCGGACCTGGTGCAGTGCATCAAGCTCTGCGAAGCAATCATGGAACGCGGCAGCGCTCTCACCCGCCCACCGCGCCTGGCGCTGCCGGACAGTGATCGGGAATATGTCGAGAAATTGATGAAGACCGCGTTGGCGAACAAGCCGGTGTTGCCGGATGTGGGGCTCTGA
- a CDS encoding amino acid ABC transporter permease: protein MFDYNFHWRAAFKALPDMLDGAWVTFETAALSMILGVTIALFLVFMRQGKNRLFRGFAATWISIARNTPSLFQVYILYFGLGSFGLHISSWAALLAGITINNAGYLAENFRGGLKAVPDTQLRAARSLGMSAPQAYRLIVIPQLLRIVFYPLTNQMVWAVLMTSMGVIVGLNNDLTGVTQDYNVKTFRTFEFFAIAAVLYYLIAKLIVAVARLLSWRLFRY, encoded by the coding sequence ATGTTTGACTACAACTTCCACTGGCGCGCGGCGTTCAAGGCCCTGCCCGACATGCTCGACGGCGCGTGGGTGACCTTCGAAACCGCCGCGCTGTCGATGATCCTCGGCGTCACCATCGCGCTGTTTCTGGTGTTCATGCGCCAGGGCAAAAACCGTCTGTTCCGGGGCTTTGCCGCGACCTGGATTTCCATCGCGCGCAACACGCCGTCGCTGTTTCAGGTGTACATCCTGTATTTCGGCCTGGGCTCGTTTGGCCTGCACATCAGCTCGTGGGCGGCGTTGCTCGCCGGCATCACGATTAACAACGCGGGCTATCTGGCGGAGAACTTCCGTGGCGGTCTGAAGGCCGTGCCCGACACCCAATTGCGCGCCGCCCGTTCACTGGGCATGAGCGCACCTCAGGCCTATCGGCTGATCGTCATTCCGCAGTTGCTGCGCATCGTTTTCTATCCGCTGACCAACCAGATGGTCTGGGCCGTGCTGATGACCTCGATGGGGGTGATCGTCGGCCTCAACAACGACCTCACCGGCGTGACCCAGGATTACAACGTCAAGACCTTCCGCACCTTTGAATTCTTCGCCATTGCGGCGGTGCTCTATTACCTGATCGCCAAGCTGATCGTGGCCGTTGCCCGGCTGCTGTCCTGGCGGCTGTTCCGGTACTGA
- a CDS encoding trans-3-hydroxy-L-proline dehydratase yields the protein MRSSKVIHVVSCHAEGEVGDVIVGGVAPPPGDTIWEQSRWIEKDNVLRNFMLNEPRGGVFRHVNLLVPPKHPKAQMGWIIMEPADVPPMSGSNSLCVATVLLDSGILPMTEPETRLILEAPGGLIEAIAQCRDGKVTSVEVHNHPSFADQLDVWIEVPGLGSVQVDTAYGGDSFAIVDSVKLGFSLTADEAKDLVETGLKITKAANEQLGFSHPLNSDWNHISFCQIAAPVNFDGGVANAANAVVIRPGKIDRSPCGTGCSARLAVLHAKGQLKVGDRFIGRSIIGSEFHCKIQSETDVAGRKAIIPSLSGRAWITGTHQHMLDPSDPWPEGYKLSDTWPVGLKL from the coding sequence ATGCGCTCATCGAAAGTGATTCATGTGGTCAGTTGTCACGCCGAGGGTGAGGTGGGCGATGTGATTGTCGGCGGGGTTGCGCCGCCGCCGGGGGACACGATCTGGGAGCAGTCGCGCTGGATCGAGAAGGACAACGTGCTGCGCAATTTCATGCTCAACGAGCCGCGCGGCGGGGTGTTCCGCCACGTCAATCTGCTGGTACCGCCCAAGCACCCGAAAGCGCAGATGGGCTGGATCATCATGGAACCGGCCGACGTGCCGCCGATGTCCGGCTCCAATTCCCTGTGCGTGGCGACGGTGCTGCTGGACAGCGGAATCCTGCCGATGACCGAGCCGGAAACCCGCCTGATTCTTGAGGCCCCCGGTGGCCTGATCGAGGCGATTGCGCAGTGCCGCGACGGCAAGGTGACGAGCGTCGAGGTGCACAACCACCCTTCGTTCGCCGATCAGCTGGACGTGTGGATCGAGGTGCCGGGGCTGGGTTCGGTTCAAGTCGATACCGCCTATGGCGGCGACAGTTTCGCCATCGTCGATTCGGTGAAGCTGGGCTTTTCCCTGACCGCCGATGAGGCGAAGGACCTGGTGGAAACCGGCCTGAAAATCACCAAGGCGGCCAACGAGCAATTGGGGTTCAGCCATCCATTGAACAGTGACTGGAATCACATTTCGTTTTGCCAGATCGCCGCGCCGGTCAACTTTGACGGCGGTGTGGCCAATGCGGCGAACGCGGTGGTGATCCGTCCCGGCAAGATCGACCGCTCGCCCTGCGGCACCGGGTGTTCGGCGCGGCTGGCGGTGTTGCATGCCAAAGGTCAGCTGAAGGTGGGCGACCGGTTTATCGGGCGTTCGATCATTGGTTCGGAGTTCCACTGCAAGATCCAGAGCGAGACCGACGTGGCCGGGCGCAAGGCGATCATTCCGAGCTTGTCCGGGCGGGCGTGGATCACCGGCACGCACCAGCACATGCTCGACCCGAGCGACCCGTGGCCGGAGGGGTACAAGCTGAGTGACACCTGGCCGGTGGGGTTGAAGTTGTAA
- the ttcA gene encoding tRNA 2-thiocytidine(32) synthetase TtcA, with product MGSLSVNQNKLQKRLRRLAGEAVADYNMIEDGDKVMVCLSGGKDSYTLLDVLLHMQKVAPIHFDIVAVNMDQKQPGFPEHVLPAYLKQLGVEYHIVEKDTYSLVKELVPEGRTTCSLCSRLRRGTLYTFADEIGATKMALGHHRDDIIETFFLNMFFQGSIKAMPPKLRADDGRNVVIRPLAYCAEKDIQAYSDIKQFPIIPCNLCGSQENLQRQVVKDMLQDWDRKTPGRSDMIFRSLQNVQPSQLADRNLFDFTNLRIDETAASRFVNVVNV from the coding sequence ATGGGCAGCCTTTCAGTCAATCAGAACAAACTGCAGAAGCGTCTGCGTCGGCTCGCGGGCGAAGCAGTGGCCGACTACAACATGATTGAAGACGGCGACAAGGTGATGGTCTGCCTGTCCGGCGGCAAGGACAGTTACACCCTGCTGGATGTGCTGCTGCATATGCAGAAAGTCGCGCCGATCCATTTCGATATCGTCGCGGTGAACATGGACCAGAAACAGCCGGGTTTCCCCGAGCACGTGCTGCCGGCGTACCTGAAGCAGCTGGGCGTGGAGTATCACATCGTCGAGAAAGACACCTATTCGCTGGTCAAAGAGTTGGTGCCCGAGGGCCGGACGACGTGCTCGCTGTGTTCGCGGCTGCGCCGGGGCACGCTGTATACCTTTGCGGATGAAATCGGCGCGACCAAGATGGCGCTGGGTCACCACCGCGACGACATCATCGAGACGTTTTTCCTGAACATGTTTTTCCAGGGCAGCATCAAGGCCATGCCGCCCAAGCTGCGCGCCGACGATGGCCGCAACGTGGTGATCCGTCCGCTGGCGTATTGCGCCGAGAAGGACATTCAGGCGTACTCGGACATCAAGCAATTCCCGATCATCCCGTGCAACCTGTGCGGTTCCCAGGAAAACCTGCAGCGTCAGGTAGTCAAGGACATGCTGCAGGACTGGGACCGCAAAACCCCGGGCCGCTCCGACATGATTTTCCGCAGCTTGCAGAACGTCCAGCCGTCGCAACTGGCGGACCGCAACCTGTTCGACTTCACCAACCTGCGCATCGACGAAACCGCTGCCTCGCGGTTTGTGAATGTGGTGAATGTGTAA
- a CDS encoding Yip1 family protein produces the protein MIHHVLGLFTHPDQEWQQIRGEGEESIGHLYLTHTLILAAIPAVSAYIGTTQVGWQISERAPVMLTSDSAVWMALMSYIAMLAGVGVMGGFIHWMARTYDATPSLARCVAFATYTATPLFLGGLAALYPHMWLGMMVGLAAVCYTVYLLYVGLPVFMDVHPDEGFMFSSSVLAVGLVVLVAIMAFTVVLWGVGMGPEFTS, from the coding sequence ATGATCCATCACGTCTTGGGGCTGTTCACCCACCCCGATCAGGAATGGCAACAGATACGGGGCGAAGGTGAAGAAAGCATCGGCCACCTGTACCTCACCCATACGCTGATCCTGGCGGCGATCCCGGCGGTGTCGGCGTACATCGGCACGACGCAGGTGGGCTGGCAGATCAGCGAACGCGCGCCGGTCATGCTGACCAGCGACAGCGCGGTGTGGATGGCGCTGATGTCCTACATCGCCATGCTTGCCGGGGTCGGCGTCATGGGCGGGTTTATCCACTGGATGGCGCGCACCTATGATGCAACACCCAGCCTGGCGCGCTGCGTGGCCTTCGCGACCTACACGGCGACGCCGCTGTTCCTCGGCGGGCTGGCCGCGCTGTACCCGCACATGTGGCTGGGAATGATGGTCGGGCTGGCGGCGGTCTGCTACACGGTGTACCTGCTGTACGTCGGTTTGCCGGTGTTCATGGACGTACACCCGGACGAAGGCTTCATGTTCTCAAGCTCGGTGCTGGCGGTCGGGCTAGTGGTGTTGGTGGCAATCATGGCGTTTACGGTGGTGCTGTGGGGCGTCGGCATGGGGCCGGAATTCACCAGTTAG
- a CDS encoding amino acid ABC transporter permease — protein sequence MFESTFSWNDLQFMLQGAWVTILLTVVSMIIGTLAGVVCGMARALLPRSTIPLAWLLDVFRSVPLLIQFVLFNALKSIVGLNWSAFAVACVVLGLYVTAYCTEIVRSGVLSVPLTLRRASRSLGLTYWQDLRQIVMPMATRVAFPGWINLLLGVMKDTALVMWIGIVELLRASQTIVTRIQEPLLVLCIAGLIYYVMSLVVARLGARLETRWQEND from the coding sequence ATGTTCGAGAGCACGTTTAGCTGGAATGACCTGCAATTCATGCTTCAAGGGGCCTGGGTCACGATTTTGCTGACCGTGGTGTCGATGATCATCGGCACGCTGGCCGGGGTGGTCTGCGGCATGGCCCGCGCCCTGCTGCCGCGCAGCACGATCCCGCTGGCCTGGCTGCTGGACGTGTTTCGCAGCGTGCCGTTGCTGATTCAGTTTGTGCTGTTCAACGCGCTGAAAAGCATCGTCGGTCTGAACTGGAGCGCCTTCGCCGTCGCCTGTGTGGTGCTGGGTTTGTACGTCACCGCGTACTGCACGGAGATTGTGCGCAGCGGCGTGTTGTCGGTGCCGCTCACCTTGCGCCGCGCCAGCCGTTCGCTGGGCCTGACCTACTGGCAGGACTTGCGCCAGATCGTCATGCCGATGGCCACCCGCGTGGCGTTTCCCGGCTGGATCAACCTGCTCCTTGGGGTGATGAAGGACACCGCGCTGGTGATGTGGATCGGCATCGTCGAACTGCTGCGCGCCTCGCAAACCATCGTCACGCGCATTCAGGAGCCGCTGTTGGTGCTGTGCATCGCCGGCCTGATTTATTACGTCATGAGTCTGGTGGTCGCCCGTTTAGGCGCCCGGCTGGAAACGAGGTGGCAGGAAAATGATTGA